In Actinoplanes sp. NBC_00393, a single genomic region encodes these proteins:
- a CDS encoding PrgI family protein gives MDTDLEVRARVPADIEAPDRIVWGLNARQVAIMATAAAIGYLIFMSADALVPVPVLLALLIPFAAVAVALAVGRRDGLPLDAWLLAALRYRRAPRRAVPAPEGVSDAPAWAPAAAGPSLAVLRLPAQTINDNGVIDLGQGATVLVAAGTVNVGLRTGKEQAALVGGYARWLNSLTGPVQVVVSARRVDLTGHAVRITDAAEGLLNPALAQAALDYADFLLDVAADRDPLWRTVTVACTATGQHGAAAEAMRRAEHTAAALAALGAQTQVLDGPTATAVLTTAVDPYQPTDASWPRTPADHAITAHASYPEAVQ, from the coding sequence ATGGATACTGACCTCGAGGTCCGTGCCCGGGTGCCCGCCGACATCGAAGCCCCTGACCGAATCGTGTGGGGCTTGAATGCCCGGCAGGTGGCAATCATGGCCACCGCTGCGGCGATCGGCTACCTGATCTTCATGAGCGCCGACGCCCTTGTGCCGGTGCCCGTTCTGTTGGCGTTGCTCATCCCGTTCGCCGCGGTCGCGGTGGCTCTCGCCGTGGGACGCCGGGACGGGCTGCCCTTGGACGCGTGGCTGTTGGCCGCGCTGCGCTACCGCCGAGCCCCGCGCCGTGCGGTGCCGGCCCCGGAAGGCGTCAGCGACGCTCCGGCGTGGGCGCCCGCGGCGGCTGGGCCGTCACTCGCGGTGCTGCGCCTACCGGCGCAGACGATCAACGACAACGGGGTCATCGATCTCGGCCAAGGTGCGACGGTGCTGGTGGCAGCGGGCACGGTCAACGTCGGATTGCGTACGGGTAAGGAGCAGGCCGCCCTGGTCGGCGGCTATGCGCGCTGGCTGAACAGCCTGACCGGCCCGGTGCAGGTGGTGGTATCGGCCCGGCGGGTGGATCTGACCGGGCACGCCGTACGCATCACCGACGCCGCCGAAGGACTGCTGAACCCGGCACTGGCGCAAGCGGCCCTCGACTATGCGGATTTTCTGCTGGACGTGGCCGCCGACCGTGATCCGCTGTGGCGCACGGTCACCGTCGCCTGCACAGCCACCGGCCAGCACGGCGCGGCCGCGGAGGCAATGCGCCGCGCCGAACACACCGCGGCGGCCCTGGCCGCACTCGGCGCGCAGACCCAAGTACTGGACGGGCCGACCGCGACGGCGGTGCTGACCACCGCCGTCGACCCTTACCAGCCGACCGACGCGTCGTGGCCGCGTACCCCTGCTGATCACGCAATCACCGCGCACGCCAGCTATCCGGAGGCAGTTCAATGA
- a CDS encoding VirB4 family type IV secretion system protein — MRKRAARAAEVGAGQAAMAAAIGPACVEARPHRLRAGDGYTATLAITGYPPEVGLAWLDALLAWPGRLDVVQHVEPVAAETATVRLRRQRARLEASRRLDADHGRLADPVTEAAAEDAADLADRVARGAARLFRVGHYLCVHAATEQELVEAVAEVRAAAASVMLDTQPATWRQLQGWTSTLPLGVDSLRMRRIFDTDALAAAFPLASADLPAPLPGEQMPAGGVLYGLNTASNGVVWWNRWACDNHNSVVLARSGAGKSYLVKLETLRSLYDGVQVAIIDPEDEYLRLCDAVGGTTIQLGAPGIRINPLDIPAGDRRPDALTRRALFLHTLTAVLLGAQPPAAERAALDRAITATYAAAGITNDPATWTRPAPLLRDLAAVLAAADQPASTNLAARLSPWVEGSFRELFDGPTTFRPRGHLVVWSTRQLADELRPAGMLLALDAIWRDVDATAGHGPRRLVVVDEAWTLLRDGEGARFLYRLAKAARKRRAGLAVVTQDAADLLGSELGQAVIANAATQILMRQAPQAIDLIADTFALTAGEARMLLTAGRGQALLLAGAHRVAFHTVASDREHQLCAGLTDLDD, encoded by the coding sequence ATGAGAAAACGTGCAGCGCGAGCCGCGGAGGTAGGCGCGGGTCAGGCGGCGATGGCCGCGGCCATCGGCCCAGCCTGCGTCGAAGCCCGCCCGCACCGGCTACGCGCTGGCGACGGCTACACCGCCACCTTGGCCATCACCGGCTACCCACCGGAGGTCGGGTTGGCCTGGCTGGACGCTCTGCTCGCTTGGCCCGGCCGCCTCGACGTGGTCCAGCACGTCGAACCCGTCGCCGCCGAGACCGCGACCGTGCGGCTGCGCCGCCAGCGGGCCCGTCTGGAGGCCAGTCGGCGCCTGGACGCCGATCACGGCCGGCTCGCCGACCCGGTGACCGAAGCGGCCGCTGAGGACGCCGCCGACCTGGCGGACCGGGTTGCGCGCGGCGCGGCCCGGCTGTTCCGGGTCGGCCATTACCTGTGCGTGCACGCCGCCACCGAGCAGGAGCTCGTCGAAGCGGTCGCCGAGGTGCGGGCCGCCGCGGCGTCGGTCATGTTGGACACCCAACCGGCGACCTGGCGGCAACTGCAGGGTTGGACGTCCACGCTGCCGTTGGGTGTGGACAGCCTGCGGATGCGCCGCATCTTCGACACCGACGCGCTCGCCGCCGCCTTCCCCCTCGCCTCCGCCGACCTGCCGGCCCCGCTGCCCGGCGAGCAGATGCCGGCCGGCGGCGTGCTGTACGGGCTGAACACCGCCAGCAACGGCGTCGTCTGGTGGAACCGATGGGCCTGCGACAACCACAACAGCGTCGTGCTCGCCCGCTCCGGCGCCGGCAAGAGCTACCTGGTCAAACTCGAGACCCTGCGGTCACTGTACGACGGCGTGCAGGTCGCCATCATCGACCCCGAAGACGAATACCTGCGGCTATGCGACGCCGTCGGCGGCACCACCATCCAGTTGGGTGCGCCCGGCATCCGCATCAACCCCCTCGACATCCCGGCCGGTGACCGGCGGCCGGACGCGCTGACCCGCCGCGCCCTGTTCCTGCACACCCTGACCGCGGTGCTGCTCGGCGCCCAACCACCGGCGGCCGAACGCGCCGCCCTGGACCGGGCGATCACCGCCACGTACGCGGCGGCCGGCATCACCAACGACCCGGCCACCTGGACCCGGCCGGCCCCGCTGCTGCGCGACCTAGCCGCAGTGCTGGCCGCCGCCGACCAGCCGGCATCCACGAATCTGGCGGCCCGGCTGTCGCCGTGGGTGGAAGGCTCGTTCCGGGAACTCTTCGACGGGCCGACCACCTTCCGCCCGCGCGGGCACCTGGTCGTCTGGTCGACCCGGCAACTCGCCGACGAGCTGCGCCCCGCCGGGATGCTGCTCGCCCTCGACGCAATCTGGCGCGACGTCGACGCCACCGCGGGGCACGGGCCACGTCGGCTTGTCGTGGTCGACGAGGCGTGGACGCTGCTGCGCGACGGCGAAGGTGCCCGGTTCCTGTACCGGCTCGCCAAGGCCGCCCGCAAACGCCGCGCCGGGCTCGCCGTCGTCACCCAGGACGCCGCCGACCTGCTCGGCTCCGAGTTGGGTCAGGCGGTCATCGCCAACGCCGCCACCCAGATCCTGATGCGCCAGGCCCCACAGGCCATCGACCTGATCGCCGACACGTTCGCGCTGACCGCCGGCGAAGCCCGGATGCTGCTCACCGCCGGCCGCGGCCAGGCCCTGCTGCTGGCCGGCGCCCACCGGGTCGCCTTCCACACCGTCGCCTCCGACCGCGAACACCAACTGTGCGCCGGCCTGACCGACCTCGACGACTGA